A genomic region of Papaver somniferum cultivar HN1 chromosome 7, ASM357369v1, whole genome shotgun sequence contains the following coding sequences:
- the LOC113296352 gene encoding uncharacterized protein LOC113296352, which yields MGDLPDPSQDAKKLTYADRLKGKNLPPKIVVDLSTLPNPTTKEGKLAVVIPEEHYLEGCAIWKSSLIGRLYFKDLIFSDVKKNLQLQWKLGDDRIQFVPLNRGFFIIKLHAQDDKTMILEAEKWIVAQQTLTLMEWYPSFDPDKQRSSRAACWVKFPGLPMEFWIEKTLLDMGKALGNPVVVDKRTLEHEYGHFASVLIDFDFDELDTDGIHVTVGGMEFWQNFEILKKPKFCSKCVILGHSDSECHKKKKNPNKTDNSSTQLIEARRIKKEKNAPKIPFVLEVTVQAGIGSSISSEVAEVVSIKDVVELEQQLQDEFAKSEAALRLASAEFEKKKQAILSHSVLVSNARSLSTSVVNTKSDGNIELARTRILHADRNLATSSSTPLCDALEESSEYISHNRFHLLGDSSGNKTMVGQVDETARQAKHRQILALQAKLNYLQGMDSLTDNEEISQLGIRAHRGSSPGLNPSNNQAKTAKLNKTQTPKV from the exons ATGGGGGATCTTCCTGATCCATCCCAAGATGCTAAGAAATTAACCTATGCAGATCGTCTCAAAGGAAAAAACCTACCACCAAAAATCGTTGTTGATCTCTCTACGTTACCAAACCCTACTACTAAAGAGGGTAAGCTTGCTGTTGTTATACCGGAAGAGCACTACTTAGAAGGATGCGCGATTTGGAAGTCCAGTCTTATTGGTAGACTGTATTTTAAAGATCTTATTTTTTCAGATGTGAAGAAAAATCTTCAACTCCAATGGAAATTGGGTGATGACCGTATTCAGTTTGTCCCTCTGAATAGAGGTTTCTTCATTATCAAGTTACATGCACAAGAcgataaaacaatgattttagaAGCTGAAAAATGGATTGTTGCTCAACAAACCCTAACTCTCATGGAATGGTACCCTAGTTTCGATCCGGACAAGCAGAGATCTTCTCGTGCTGCATGTTGGGTTAAATTCCCGGGTTTACCTATGGAGTTTTGGATTGAAAAAACTCTTCTGGATATGGGTAAAGCTTTGGGTAATCCGGTAGTGGTGGATAAACGTACGCTGGAACATGAATATGGTCACTTCGCTTCGGTACTCATTGACTTTGATTTCGATGAGCTAGATACTGATGGTATCCATGTCACAGTTGGAGGTATGGAGTTCTGGCAAAATTTTGAGATACTTAAAAAGCCAAAGTTTTGCTCGAAATGTGTTATTTTAGGTCATTCTGACTCTGAATgtcacaagaagaagaagaatcctaaTAAAACCGATAACAGCTCAACACAACTCATT GAAGCTAGAAGAataaagaaggaaaagaatgCTCCTAAAATTCCTTTTGTTCTTGAAGTGACTGTTCAAGCTGGGATTGGTTCGTCAATATCCTCTGAAGTTGCTGAAGTTGTGAGCATTAAAGACGTTGTTGAGTTGGAACAACAGTTGCAAGATGAATTTGCAAAATCTGAAGCTGCATTGCGCTTGGCTTCTGCTGAGTTTGAGAAAAAAAAGCAGGCCATTCTGTCGCATTCAGTTTTAGTTAGTAACGCAAGGTCGTTGAGTACTTCTGTCGTGAACACTAAGTCAGATGGGAATATCGAATTGGCTAGAACTAGAATTCTTCATGCTGATAGGAATTTAGCTACATCTTCGTCGACACCTTTGTGTGATGCTCTTGAAGAAAGCTCGGAATACATCTCTCATAATCGGTTTCATTTGTTAGGTGACAGTAGTGGCAATAAAACTATGGTTGGTCAGGTTGATGAGACAGCTAGACAAGCAAAACATCGTCAGATATTAGCTCTACAAGCAAAACTAAATTATTTACAGGGTATGGACTCTCTGACTGACAATGAAGAGATTTCACAGTTGGGAATTCGTGCTCATCGGGGTTCTTCTCCAGGCCTCAATCCTTCCAATAATCAAGCTAAAACAGCTAAGCTAAATAAAACTCAAACACCCAAAGTTTAA
- the LOC113296353 gene encoding uncharacterized protein LOC113296353, which translates to MAHFCSMPKSEIDWDNLYGNRYIREHMQMKAEIDTDHLKQNIDKLNEEQLAAFKTVTESMERRDGSKFFLNGSAGTRKTFFYNAIAASCRLKGEIVLTVALSGITSLFLEGGRTAHSTFRIPIDITSTSICSIAKQKEEAEFIKQATLIIWDEVPMQHRHCIEAVNRLLQDIYENKKDDFGGVTVVMGGDFGQTLPVIPNGGRAEIDLFSNFSILSISITCW; encoded by the exons ATGGCGCATTTCTGCTCGATGCCTAAGTCTGAGATTGATTGGGATAATCTTTATGGAAACCGTTACATACGCGAGCATATGCAAATGAAGGCAGAAATAGATACGGATCATCTTAAGCAGAATATTGATAAATTGAATGAGGAGCAACTTGCGGCTTTCAAGACAGTGACAGAATCCATGGAGCGAAGAGACGGGTCTAAATTCTTTCTGAATGGTAGTGCAGGGACAAGAAAGACATTTTTCTACAACGCCATTGCTGCGAGCTGCCGTTTGAAGGGAGAGATTGTTTTGACTGTTGCATTGTCCG GAAtaacttccttatttttggaggGAGGCCGTACTGCACATTCAACATTCAGAATTCCTATAGATATAACAAGCACCAGCATTTGTTCAATAGCTAAACAAAAGGAAGAAGCTGAATTTATAAAACAGGCGACTTTGATTATATGGGATGAGGTGCCGATGCAGCATAGGCATTGTATTGAGGCGGTAAACAGGTTGCTCCAAGATATTTATGAAAATAAGAAAGATGACTTCGGAGGTGTGACTGTCGTTATGGGAGGAGACTTCGGGCAGACTTTGCCAGTGATACCGAATGGAGGCCGAGCAGAAATA GATTTGTTTTCAAacttttcaattttatcaatcTCGATCACTTGCTGGTGA